Below is a genomic region from Fervidobacterium sp..
TACAAAAACTTGGAAGTATAATCCAAGATGAGAATCTCTCAGCCTACATCTTATGATCTTTACTTTTCAAAGTGGCAGGGGTGATTTTTATGAAAGGTATAAAGGCTAACAAGATAAAAGAGAGTATCTTAGCTTACTTGTTCTTACTCCCAGCCCTTGTTGTGCTGTCAATTTTTACATTCTGGCCCATAGGGTTTTCGTTTGTATTGAGCTTTTTTAAATGGGATTTTAGAAACATGCGTAATCCATATTTCTACGGACTCGGGAATTATAAGGAAATTCTAAAATTCGATTATCCAGTAAAATTTCCGTTTCACATTGGGCTAATTTATAGTCTTGTTTATATTGCGCTTGCAGTGATATCTGTATTACTGATTTTTAGCTTGTTAAACATAATTAGGAAAAAGAAATTTGAAAAAGGATTTCTTTTTACAACTGTTGTACTAATGCTGTATTTTTCTTTAAGAACGGCTATTAATCTTTATTTTGCAATCGCTTTAAACATTATCATTTATATTTCAATAATTCTGGTACTGAAGTTTAGATTAATCGATACAAAAATTGTAAATGAACATTTGTGGATTGCTGCGGCAATAGGCATTATTTCGTATATAATTTTCGAGTTCAAATTTCCAGCAGGTTACAACAATATCCAGTATGGTATAATTAGTTATTTCATGGACGCATCTGAAAAAAACTTGTTTTTCAAAGCTCTTGTAAACACAACCTATTATGTTATACTTACTGTTCCCATTGGTCTAACTTTAGCACTCTTGATAGCTCTTTTGTTAAACAACGAAATAAAATTCAAAGCGGTATTCAGAACAGCATTCTTCATCCCATTTGTAACATCTTCCGTAGCTGTAGGTTTAATTTGGAAATGGATATACAACGATGACGTGGGATTACTCAATTATATATTCTCAACTGTAGGATTACAACCTGTAAAGTGGCTAAAAGATGCAAAGTGGACAATACCAACTGTAAGTATAGTGTCAATTTGGAAGAATGTAGGATACAACGCAATGATTTTCTTAGCAGGTTTACAAAATATCGATACATTCTATTATGAAGCAGCAGAAGTAGACGGTGCAAACAGCTTACAAAAGTTCTTAAAAATTACTTGGCCCTTACTTTCTCCAACCACTTTCTTTCTAATAATTGTTTCTGTTATTGGGGCTTTTAAGGTCTTTCAAGAAGTTTTTATCTTATACGATGGATTACCTGGACCTTACGGAAACAGTGGTATGACAATGGTTTATTATGTTTTTGACCTATTTTACAGGCAACAAAGGATGGGTATAGCAAGTGCCGCTGCCTATTTGTTATTTATAGTTATTCTTGTATTCACGTTTATACAATATCGCGTTGGCGACAGAGTTGTGGAATACGTGAGCTAAAGGGGGGCAAACAATGAAAAGGTTGAGAAAATT
It encodes:
- a CDS encoding sugar ABC transporter permease is translated as MKGIKANKIKESILAYLFLLPALVVLSIFTFWPIGFSFVLSFFKWDFRNMRNPYFYGLGNYKEILKFDYPVKFPFHIGLIYSLVYIALAVISVLLIFSLLNIIRKKKFEKGFLFTTVVLMLYFSLRTAINLYFAIALNIIIYISIILVLKFRLIDTKIVNEHLWIAAAIGIISYIIFEFKFPAGYNNIQYGIISYFMDASEKNLFFKALVNTTYYVILTVPIGLTLALLIALLLNNEIKFKAVFRTAFFIPFVTSSVAVGLIWKWIYNDDVGLLNYIFSTVGLQPVKWLKDAKWTIPTVSIVSIWKNVGYNAMIFLAGLQNIDTFYYEAAEVDGANSLQKFLKITWPLLSPTTFFLIIVSVIGAFKVFQEVFILYDGLPGPYGNSGMTMVYYVFDLFYRQQRMGIASAAAYLLFIVILVFTFIQYRVGDRVVEYVS